CCCCTCCAGCGGATTTCCAGATTTGCAAGGATCCCCAGCTGCTAATCCAAAGCTGCTTAGCCAAGGAGGCAACTTACACCAGGCTTCCCAGGGGATGGGGGGCATCCGCCACCTGCTCTCCACCCCACACGCACCCACGTCCCTGTTCCCACAGCTCACATCCAGAATCCAGCCCCTCCCGGCTACTGCCGGGGCCCTTCAGATAGTTCTCCAAGAACAGCCAGAGTGACCCCATCATACGACCCCACGCTGGCCATCCCCCTCCTGCCAGGGTCAGTCCTTCCTCCCAGCCTGTCCCTGCTCCCACCCCTTCTCAGAAGCCTCCCAATGCCCCGTGTCCACTCCCTGCCCTTCCGCCCGCCTGTTTCTCCTCGGGATCAGCACCATCTGAAGCGTGTCCCACTCACTGTCTGGGAATGAGAAACACTGCCAGATGCTGGCCTCCTGTCCCCCAGCCCACCACAAAGGTTTGAGGTAGAGCATGGTTACCTGGACCACCTTTTCGTGCTCACCCGCAGAAGCGGCCACGTGCAAGATGTGGTAGAACCGCTGAGAGGCCGCGGTCAGGGGCACCTTGGCAGCGAGGGGCCCTGAACCCATGTGCTCATCACCAAGCAGGAGTGTGTGGGTGGGCAGGGTCGGGTCCTGACCCACGCGGCGCCTGTAGAGAGGGCCCTGAGGCTGGAGTGGAGCCCCCGCCCCATCACcctggacccagccctgcccaccctaTCCCTCCCGGCGGCACCAGCTTGTGTATGTTTACGATACCTTGAGGTCCCCGAGAAGGGACAGTGAGGGAGGCCGAGACAGAGCCAAGCAGCCCCCAGGGCCGTGCAGCCTCACACCCCGTCAGCAAAGGCAGAGCTGGCTGGCATCCCAGGGCTAGGGTACTGTGGACGTCCAGATCGGGGCTGGCCTACCTACCTCTGGGCCTGGGGCAGCTGGAAGACCTCCTGCCACACGGAGAAGAGCCCCTTGCGCTGGTCCTTGAGGCCAATGCGTGTGGTCTGCACAGCCTGAACGCTCAGCTCCCGCTGGCCCCGCCCATGCAGGAACTGAAcatggggtagggggtggggcgGTGAGGCTAGCTGACCCCCACCCGTGTAGAAACTGGACATGGTGGTGGTGCGGGGAGGGGGCTGTGCTGGCTGctggctgcccctgccccacccccgccacGGCCACCTGCCCACCTGCAGGACATTGATGCAGGCGCGGATGTCGTTGTCTGTCTTCTCGCAGAGGGCCGCCAGCGCACCAGGGTCAGCCCGCATGCCCCGCCGCAGGGAGATCTGCAGGGAAGTGAGAGGGTAAgtgtccccccaacccccaccctgAAGCCACCTCCTCCCTAGAAACAGGGGTCAGCTCCTGTCCTATGGGGAGCAAAAGCCGAAAATCCCTGAGGAAGGACCTCAGTCGCTGCTTGGAACCACCCACCACCAGAGACCAAACTGTCCCAGCACCTCCAACCCCATATCCTGGGAACAGCTGGGAGGCCGGGGGCCTGACGGCAGAGGGAGGGCAGCCCTCACGGACCTCCTGGAGCCGCTGCGTGAGCCTGGAGGGCAGCGTGGGCGGGAAGTGGAGCAGGAGCGCCTGCTGCTTCAGCTGCCGAAGGGAGGGCGCGAACCTGTGGGATGAGCGGTTTGCACAGCGAGCCCACCTGGCCAGGGGCGCCAGGGTGCGTGCCACAGCCCAGCAGGCGTGGGGCACGCCCACCCAGCAGagaccccgccccgccccactcACTGGTCATTGCAGATGCAGATGATGGGCCTCATCAAGATCGCCCCTTCCGCCCGGCGCCGCCGCCCCCTACCCGTGGGCACAGCGGGGCcccctggctctgcctcctgTGGGCCCTGGCGGTCCAAGACGCTCAGGAGAACATTGATGGCGGCCTGGGGGGACATGCAGACAGCGGTGAGTCACAGCCCCCACTGCCTGCCCACCCAGCCGCAGCACACCCAGGATGCCCACCGTGGGCGCCCCGTCAATCTCATCGATGACCAGGCAGTTGGGCCTCCCACCAGTGCCCAACACCGACTCCATCTGCGTGGCTGCCTCGATGCGCGTTCGGAAGGCCTCAGGGCTGCGGTCATCACTGGAACCAAGAGGCCAGGGAGGGGGCTGTCAGGGCAGCCATGGCCTCAGCCAGGGTAGCAGCCAGTGTCCCCAGCAGGACAATCTCCCAGGGCAGAGCCACCACGTGTACAACTCACAGATACTACACAAGGCCACCCCATGACACTGCAGCCAAATCCCAGTGAGCCCTGAGGATGGACAATTCCACAGCCCACCACCCCCAGGCTTTCAGGGTTGTATCCCAGGCTCGACCAGACACATGAGGACAAAAGGAAACCTGGCCCTCCCCCAACTCACCTCGCGTTCATCTCTACCACAGAGTACCCGGCGTGCCGCGCAATCACGTGGGCCAGGGTGGTCTTGCCCAGCCCTGGGGGCCCACACAGCAGCGCCACCTGCAGCCGAGGCAGGAGAAAACGTGCTGTAACCCACACCACCTCATGGACTCTGGGAGACCCTGGCCCAACCGCCAGAGACTGAAAATCCTATCCCATGAAGCTCAGTGCTCAGAGATGttctcctgccctgccccagtcACCAAAGGAGAACAAGCCCCTGCCTGCTGGTCGTGCAGAGCGAGAATAAAGCCTTGCATGAAGCGAATGATGTTTGGACCTGACAAAGACACAGCTGTTACTGACGTGACTAACACCCAGAACCCACCCACTGTCCAGTGTAATCACTGTGGGGAGGTGCAGGGCCCTGCAAGGAGTACTAGTCTTACCTAACTCATTAGAAAATAggactcaaatcccagctcacGTTGCTGACACTCCTCACCAAGACCCTGACATCATCCCACCTACAGCCTCGGGGGCAGCAAATATGCCTCATGGCCCCCAGAGGCTGCAAAGGTGCCAGCCATTCAGAGAACAGCCCACAGCCAGGTGGGCTCACCTTCTGCCGGGGTCGCCCACTTGGATCCAGCTCAGCCtccagcatttcctctaacacCTGTCCGTGGCTTTTCCACTTGCTAGAGGCTGTGGCCTCCTTGCCACCACGGGCCGGTTCCACACTGGGTCTGGGCTTCCGGGTGGGCCGCTCTCGGCCAAACACCACCAAGTCCCACAGCTTCAGCCACTTGAGGAGGCAGCGGTTGGTGAACTGCAGGAAGAGAGGCCCGGCCTGGGGGGGCGGCCACCAGCACCAAGGACTCCTAGTGCCTGCCCCTCATGTCACCCTACTGTCATGAACccaaagacacacacagggaTGCTGAAGCTGAATGACAAATGATGACTGGTAAAAGGCTCCGtactggcctcagtttccccatccacgATTCAACGAGGCTGATCAAATCCCTCCTCTAAATCCTGACATCTCTGTGGGCTAACAAAATGAAGACCTGCCAGGCCCTAAGTTCTTTTCTCTCAGCAACAAAGAAACCAGTCACACTTCACTTAAGCAAAAACAAGACCTCACATCGTCACTGAGCAGCTCCGTATAGCGTTGGGGTGCGAACTCATCCACCCAGAGGCAATGCTGGGAGGCATCTTGGCAGTCAGCCGGCTCCTCCTCAGGGGCCCCCGAGGGCTGgggcccctcctccacctcctctgacCTAAGACTGGAGAGCATTGTGCCCTGAACCACTGGGCCTTAACCCCATGCAGGGGTCACACCCCCCCAGAATACATGCTGGTGGTCAGCAGTCCAAGGACCGGTGAGAATCTCAGAGGTGGAGGGGCCCACTGTGTCACCTGCACAGCGTGTCCGATAGCCGCTGGGCTTCTTCCAGCAGTCGCTGCCGCCGCTGTGCAGACAATGGGGTTGGAATCAGGATGGCTCAGCCAGCCAGTCACCCCAGAGATACCTCTCCCTTCCCAGCAAACCCCAGCAGACCCTACCTCGCTGTCGATCTTCTCCTTCAAGGAGGCAAAGGACACGCCCAGCAGGTCCAGCTGGCCACGGCCACGCCACCGGATGTCAAGAAGAGGGCTCTGCAGGGAAGGGAGAGCATCAGTCACCCTCCTCTAGGTTATGGGATTTCTACAGCTCCCCTCCCAACAGTGCTCAGGGACCTAGGTGGCATTCCCTAGCATCAACAGGCCACGAGGAGCCCCTTCTCACCAGGGACCCCAAGGGATCACTGGAATGGCAGCAGCTCTaaggtggaggagaggagaaaaggtgagaaaaagtaaaaaggaggaaaagaaaaaagaagaaaaagagaagaaaaatgaaggagaaatatagCTCTCCCGAGTAGAAGACTAGAGACCAGATGGACCTCTAGAGGGGTTCCCAGGGTCAGGGTGGGGGATGTGATGTCCAGGCCCCCGCTCGTGTCTGCACAGCACCCACCTGGACCCCAGTGCCCACTGGGTCAGCCCGAAGCACCAGAAAGGCCCGGTCGCCGTCCGTGGAGGTCACATTGATGTAGTCCTCCAAGACAGGGGGCCGCCTCAGGACAGGATTGCGGGCGGCTGACGAGGCCCTATTGAGACCCACATCAGCCCCGGTGTCCAAGGGCCTGGAAGGGACCATGACCATCTTGGGGATTCTTGCGGAAGGGACTTGGATCCACCGCTGGCTACCCAGCCCTCCCACAGGCCCCCAATCCCCTGGCCTCAAGACCTTGTCGAAGAAACCGGATCCTTCCAAGATACTGAGATACCTATACCCCAAGCTACACACCCCTTGCCCCACAGCTCAGCAGGGCCCTCAGGACTCGGTGGGGGGGTGATGTCCTGAGTGGGGGAGTCAGGAGGCAGCGGCTCTTCCATGTCATCGGACCTGAAGTTCAGTCTCCTGGCAGCCTCCAGCCTGGACCGTTTGACTTTGGGGGCTAGGGAGACACATGGAAGGAACAGAGGTCCTTCCCCAGCCTCGAACCCCACCCCTATGCTCTGGGCCCCCGGAAAACATACTAGGGGGCAGGGGTCTGTCCCCGTGGATGTCAGCGGCCAGCTGCCTCTTCCTGGCACCGCCCTTGCTGTTCCTTGGAGGTCCGCCTGGAGAGCAGCGAGTGGCAGCGTTCCCTCCAGCAATGGTCTCCTCTAACGTCAGGCGGGGCCGGCCCACGGTGGGCCAGGGGTCCCTGGAAGGTGACATGGCGGTTGTCCCTGCGGAGAGAAAACTCACAGCAGTCGTCCAGGGCAGCTCCTCTACACACACAGTCACAGCCCCCGAGGTCGGCGGCGCTGCAGGGCCCTGCTCTAAGGTGGTTGCTGCCTCCCGGCCTTCGCGCCTCCCCTCCGAGCAGCCCTCCTGGAATCCCCGGGTGGGCCAGACCCCTGTCGAGCTACGGGGGGACGAGGCCACGGCAGTGCCCAAGCCTACCTTCCATCTCGGCCAGCACCTCGAGCTCGGCCGCGAACTGGCTGTGGAAGTCGTCCTCGACGCCGTACACCTCCCGCTCATAGTCCTCCATGGCCGCCCGCCACCGGCTGCGAACCTCCCGCGCCCCGCGCGCAGCTCCAGCCCAAAGCGACCCGGCGCCGCCAATCAACGGCCGGCGTACCCGGGCGCTCGCCATTGGTcagcgggaggggcggggcgggggcggggctgcgcGCGCAGGTAGGGCGGGGCCGAGTCCTACGTTGGAGCTGGAGCGGAGGGGCCCGGACGCTCTCCATTGGTCAGCACGGCCGCCCGTCCGCGCCGTGGGCGGGACGTGGGCGGGACTGAGCGCCCAGGCCGGGCCGGGCGAGGCGCAGCTCTGTGGTCCAAGAGACAGCTCCGGAGCCGCTGGGCCACGAGGCAGGGAGACGCGAGGCCAGGAGCCAGGACCGGGCAGCAGCATCGGGGGCCCAGACGGCGCAGCTCAGCTGCAGGTCGATCTCGGAGTGGGCAGGGGCGCGGGAAGTG
This region of Physeter macrocephalus isolate SW-GA chromosome 14, ASM283717v5, whole genome shotgun sequence genomic DNA includes:
- the CHTF18 gene encoding chromosome transmission fidelity protein 18 homolog isoform X2, which gives rise to MEDYEREVYGVEDDFHSQFAAELEVLAEMEGTTAMSPSRDPWPTVGRPRLTLEETIAGGNAATRCSPGGPPRNSKGGARKRQLAADIHGDRPLPPTPKVKRSRLEAARRLNFRSDDMEEPLPPDSPTQDITPPPSPEGPAELWGKGPLDTGADVGLNRASSAARNPVLRRPPVLEDYINVTSTDGDRAFLVLRADPVGTGVQSPLLDIRWRGRGQLDLLGVSFASLKEKIDSERRQRLLEEAQRLSDTLCSLRSEEVEEGPQPSGAPEEEPADCQDASQHCLWVDEFAPQRYTELLSDDFTNRCLLKWLKLWDLVVFGRERPTRKPRPSVEPARGGKEATASSKWKSHGQVLEEMLEAELDPSGRPRQKVALLCGPPGLGKTTLAHVIARHAGYSVVEMNASDDRSPEAFRTRIEAATQMESVLGTGGRPNCLVIDEIDGAPTAAINVLLSVLDRQGPQEAEPGGPAVPTGRGRRRRAEGAILMRPIICICNDQFAPSLRQLKQQALLLHFPPTLPSRLTQRLQEISLRRGMRADPGALAALCEKTDNDIRACINVLQFLHGRGQRELSVQAVQTTRIGLKDQRKGLFSVWQEVFQLPQAQRRRVGQDPTLPTHTLLLGDEHMGSGPLAAKVPLTAASQRFYHILHVAASAGEHEKVVQGLFDNFLRLRLRDSSLAAVCVALDWLAFDDLLGRAAHHGQSFQLLRYLPFLPPAFHLLFASSHVPRITFPSSQQEAQNRMSRTHNLIQTLVSGITPATRSRAAPQALILDTLCLLLDILTPKLRPVSTQLYSTREKQQLASLVGTMLAYSLTYCQERTPDGQYVYRLEPNVEDVCRFPELPTRKPLTYQAKQLIAREIEVEKMRRVEALARARVSPQVDGGPLGGTGEKGAPPSAPCSHEQRLECILKRAALEEQPERDFFGRVVVKRAAAPSTEHAAPETDTAEQRMGTAVGRSDVWFRFKEGVSNAVRRSLYIRDLL
- the CHTF18 gene encoding chromosome transmission fidelity protein 18 homolog isoform X3; amino-acid sequence: MEDYEREVYGVEDDFHSQFAAELEVLAEMEGTTAMSPSRDPWPTVGRPRLTLEETIAGGNAATRCSPGGPPRNSKGGARKRQLAADIHGDRPLPPTPKVKRSRLEAARRLNFRSDDMEEPLPPDSPTQDITPPPSPEGPAELWGKGPLDTGADVGLNRASSAARNPVLRRPPVLEDYINVTSTDGDRAFLVLRADPVGTGVQSPLLDIRWRGRGQLDLLGVSFASLKEKIDSERRQRLLEEAQRLSDTLCSLRSEEVEEGPQPSGAPEEEPADCQDASQHCLWVDEFAPQRYTELLSDDFTNRCLLKWLKLWDLVVFGRERPTRKPRPSVEPARGGKEATASSKWKSHGQVLEEMLEAELDPSGRPRQKVALLCGPPGLGKTTLAHVIARHAGYSVVEMNASDDRSPEAFRTRIEAATQMESVLGTGGRPNCLVIDEIDGAPTAAINVLLSVLDRQGPQEAEPGGPAVPTGRGRRRRAEGAILMRPIICICNDQFAPSLRQLKQQALLLHFPPTLPSRLTQRLQEISLRRGMRADPGALAALCEKTDNDIRACINVLQFLHGRGQRELSVQAVQTTRIGLKDQRKGLFSVWQEVFQLPQAQRRRVGQDPTLPTHTLLLGDEHMGSGPLAAKVPLTAASQRFYHILHVAASAGEHEKVVQGLFDNFLRLRLRDSSLAAVCVALDWLAFDDLLGRAAHHGQSFQLLRYLPFLPPAFHLLFASSHVPRITFPSSQQEVRPTPCPYPGSNTRALGNLVLVRPPPQAQNRMSRTHNLIQTLVSGITPATRSRAAPQALILDTLCLLLDILTPKLRPVSTQLYSTREKQQLASLVGTMLAYSLTYCQERTPDGQYVYRLEPNVEDVCRFPELPTRKPLTYQAKQLIAREIEVEKMRRVEALARARVSPQVDGGPLGGTGEKGAPPSAPCSHEQRLECILKRAALEEQPERDFFGRVVVKRAAAPSTEHAAPETDTAEQRMGTAVGRSDVWFRFKEGVSNAVRRSLYIRDLL
- the CHTF18 gene encoding chromosome transmission fidelity protein 18 homolog isoform X1, giving the protein MEDYEREVYGVEDDFHSQFAAELEVLAEMEGTTAMSPSRDPWPTVGRPRLTLEETIAGGNAATRCSPGGPPRNSKGGARKRQLAADIHGDRPLPPTPKVKRSRLEAARRLNFRSDDMEEPLPPDSPTQDITPPPSPEGPAELWGKGPLDTGADVGLNRASSAARNPVLRRPPVLEDYINVTSTDGDRAFLVLRADPVGTGVQSPLLDIRWRGRGQLDLLGVSFASLKEKIDSERRQRLLEEAQRLSDTLCSLRSEEVEEGPQPSGAPEEEPADCQDASQHCLWVDEFAPQRYTELLSDDFTNRCLLKWLKLWDLVVFGRERPTRKPRPSVEPARGGKEATASSKWKSHGQVLEEMLEAELDPSGRPRQKVALLCGPPGLGKTTLAHVIARHAGYSVVEMNASDDRSPEAFRTRIEAATQMESVLGTGGRPNCLVIDEIDGAPTAAINVLLSVLDRQGPQEAEPGGPAVPTGRGRRRRAEGAILMRPIICICNDQFAPSLRQLKQQALLLHFPPTLPSRLTQRLQEISLRRGMRADPGALAALCEKTDNDIRACINVLQFLHGRGQRELSVQAVQTTRIGLKDQRKGLFSVWQEVFQLPQAQRRRVGQDPTLPTHTLLLGDEHMGSGPLAAKVPLTAASQRFYHILHVAASAGEHEKVVQAQNRMSRTHNLIQTLVSGITPATRSRAAPQALILDTLCLLLDILTPKLRPVSTQLYSTREKQQLASLVGTMLAYSLTYCQERTPDGQYVYRLEPNVEDVCRFPELPTRKPLTYQAKQLIAREIEVEKMRRVEALARARVSPQVDGGPLGGTGEKGAPPSAPCSHEQRLECILKRAALEEQPERDFFGRVVVKRAAAPSTEHAAPETDTAEQRMGTAVGRSDVWFRFKEGVSNAVRRSLYIRDLL